The Fusarium fujikuroi IMI 58289 draft genome, chromosome FFUJ_chr01 sequence CCTTTGGAACTGATCATTCGACATGATATGACTCTCATATGTACAAGTCACGGCGCATATCGGGAACGGGGGATTACCGTATGCAATAGAGGATGATTTATGTGTTTCAAAGCTGCACCTGCATATGCATGTCTTCCATATCAACTAATCGGAATTCTAGAATATCAATACGCTTTATCTGTGTTATATGTCGGCAACATAAACATAGAAGGGCCTACGGATGCTACCCCTTGTTCTCTTCAATTTGTCATATCATGGACAGCAAAGAAATAGTGAATTGTTGACTGAGGCACGAGAGGGAGTCAAGTAAGTTCATTATATAATGTCCACTAATCATCAACATACACCTTGTGAAGTAACACAATTGGACCACAAGGTCCAAGTTTCACAAAAGATTCGGACTAGCATATGAAGTGATAAAAAGATTCATGTTCTATGTTCTTGGATCTATATGTATGATGAAATATAAACAACTGAATCAAGATGTGTATGTACCAGCACCACAGCTCAACCACCCAACAACCCAACGCCATCGCAATGCATATTTACTGGTTCCAGTTGTTGAATTGCCACTTGACCTAAACATGTTGTTAGCGATTGATCAGACTTGAACATTCAAATTTAAACTTACGTAGCTGGGGTTGATCTTCTGGATATCGGGGACACCCAAGTTACCAGCGTCAATGGCAATCTCGTGCTTGAGAAGGtcgatgaccttcttgacacCATCGACACCGAAGACGTTGGCGTACATGAAAGGACGTCCGAGTCCAACAGCCTTGACAccgagagaaagaagcttaagGACATCAGCGCCATATCGGACACCACCGTCAGCGTAGACCTCGATCTTTTTAAAGACCTCAGGGGCCTCCTGGTGGATCTCAAGAGCGACCTCAAGACCAGACGGGCTGCCATCGAGCTGACGACCACCGTggttggagaggatgataGCGGGAGCGCCGTGCTGAACAGCAAGCTTAGCATCGGCAGCAGAACCGATACCCTTGATGATAACAGGGAGCTTGGTCATcttctggagcttcttgTAGTAGTCCCAGGTGATGTAGGAGTAGTCGGAGTCGGCTGAACCAACACCGAATCGAGCAGCGCGGTGTCGGTTGCCGTCAGCAGCAGAGTCGACTGTGAAGACGATGGCAGCAGCACCAGCCTTCTCGGAGCGATCGAGGAGCTCTTGGGTCTCGGTGTCGTTGGAGGTGAGGTAGAGCTGCTGGAAGACGACCTGGCCCTCggacttggccttggcgaTCTCCTCAATGGTAAGAGAGGCGTAGAGAGCAGGCATGTAGAGAATGTCACCCTCACCAGCACCCTTCATGAGGTTAAGCTCAGCATCAGGGTGGGCGTTACCAGCTCTGGCACAAGggctgatgaagaagggagCAGAGAAGTTGTGGCCTAGGATCTTGGTGGGCAGAGTGTTCTCAACGTTTGTGATATCAACCATAGTTCGGGGCTTGAAGCGATAACGCTGGAAGACCTCGAGGTTGTTGCGGTACGACCACTCGCCGGCAGCACCATTGCGGTAGTATGTGTAGTTCTGGATGGGGAGGTAGTTCTTAGCAGCCCACTCAAAGTCAGGAAGGCCGACCATCTGCTCGAGCTTGGGGAGCTTTCCGGTGGGAAGATCGCCGACGATGGTCTCAAGACCAGTGTCGGGC is a genomic window containing:
- a CDS encoding probable CYB2-lactate dehydrogenase cytochrome b2 yields the protein MRTQILTSALLSGAMAARPFLEQPDTGLETIVGDLPTGKLPKLEQMVGLPDFEWAAKNYLPIQNYTYYRNGAAGEWSYRNNLEVFQRYRFKPRTMVDITNVENTLPTKILGHNFSAPFFISPCARAGNAHPDAELNLMKGAGEGDILYMPALYASLTIEEIAKAKSEGQVVFQQLYLTSNDTETQELLDRSEKAGAAAIVFTVDSAADGNRHRAARFGVGSADSDYSYITWDYYKKLQKMTKLPVIIKGIGSAADAKLAVQHGAPAIILSNHGGRQLDGSPSGLEVALEIHQEAPEVFKKIEVYADGGVRYGADVLKLLSLGVKAVGLGRPFMYANVFGVDGVKKVIDLLKHEIAIDAGNLGVPDIQKINPSYVKWQFNNWNQ